In a single window of the Desulfuromonas thiophila genome:
- a CDS encoding cytosine deaminase, with protein MQPDLLIRRATLLDGRGEMDIAIAAGRIQTIAPSLPETELPAELPRLDAAGYLVSPSFVDSHFHLDAALSLGQPRLNRSGTLLEGIALWQELKPELTAEAIRQRALRACHQAIARGTLHIRSHVDVCDDRLLAVEALLQVRREMAPWLDLQLVAFPQDGFLRDPHARANLLRALDLGVEVVGGIPHFERTAQQGAASVRELCEIAAERGLLVDMHCDESDDPQSRQVENLAFETQRLGLQGRVTGSHLTSMHSMDNYYVSKLLPLLAEAEVQVVANPLINLCLQGRHDSYPKRRGLTRVPELLAAGINVAYGHDCVLDPWYSLGSHDMLDVAHMGLHACQMTGLDQLRDSYALITERGAAVLGLQDYGLAPGCRADLVVLQARSLFDALRLRPPRLWVLRRGRVIASTTAAVPQLQLDGPSQPCDLTWPGAV; from the coding sequence ATGCAACCTGATCTGCTGATTCGTCGCGCCACGCTCCTTGATGGCCGGGGCGAGATGGATATCGCCATTGCCGCCGGTCGCATCCAGACCATCGCGCCGTCCCTGCCGGAAACGGAGCTGCCGGCGGAACTGCCCCGGCTGGATGCCGCCGGCTATCTGGTGTCGCCCAGCTTTGTCGACAGCCATTTTCATCTGGATGCGGCGCTGAGTCTGGGGCAGCCGCGCCTGAATCGCAGCGGCACCCTGCTGGAGGGCATTGCCCTGTGGCAGGAGCTCAAGCCCGAACTGACCGCCGAAGCCATCCGCCAGCGGGCACTGCGGGCCTGTCATCAGGCCATTGCCCGTGGCACCCTGCATATCCGCAGTCATGTGGATGTCTGTGATGACCGCTTGCTGGCGGTGGAGGCGCTGCTGCAGGTGCGGCGCGAAATGGCGCCCTGGCTTGACCTGCAGCTGGTGGCCTTTCCGCAGGACGGCTTTTTGCGCGACCCGCACGCCCGCGCCAATCTGCTGCGCGCCCTCGATCTGGGTGTCGAGGTGGTCGGTGGCATCCCCCATTTCGAGCGGACGGCACAGCAAGGCGCTGCCAGTGTGCGCGAACTGTGTGAAATCGCGGCTGAACGTGGATTATTGGTCGATATGCACTGTGATGAAAGCGACGATCCGCAATCGCGGCAGGTGGAAAATCTGGCTTTCGAAACCCAGCGGCTGGGATTGCAGGGCCGGGTGACCGGTTCGCACCTGACCTCCATGCATTCCATGGACAATTACTATGTCAGCAAGTTGCTGCCGCTGCTGGCCGAGGCTGAGGTGCAGGTGGTTGCCAATCCGCTGATCAATCTCTGTCTGCAGGGCCGTCACGACAGCTATCCCAAACGGCGTGGGCTTACCCGTGTGCCGGAACTGCTGGCCGCCGGTATCAATGTTGCCTACGGCCACGACTGTGTGCTTGATCCCTGGTACAGCCTGGGTTCCCACGACATGCTCGATGTCGCCCACATGGGCTTGCATGCCTGCCAGATGACCGGCCTCGATCAGCTGCGCGACAGCTATGCCCTGATCACCGAACGCGGCGCGGCCGTGCTGGGGCTGCAGGATTACGGTCTGGCGCCGGGTTGCCGGGCCGATCTGGTTGTGCTGCAGGCCCGCAGCCTGTTCGATGCGCTGCGTCTGCGGCCGCCGCGCCTGTGGGTGCTGCGGCGCGGTCGCGTCATCGCCAGCACCACCGCCGCCGTGCCGCAGTTGCAGCTGGATGGCCCGTCGCAGCCCTGTGATCTGACCTGGCCGGGCGCGGTCTGA
- a CDS encoding S8 family serine peptidase gives MPFLRSTHPGCLAGLSVLFPILFILLLTCSASASSGITTSAQPDALSLYVLQLEGAPLALYHGEIPGYAATSPRASGGSHLDPASPTARAYRAYLAEQRHQQVQALAERLGRHLTILQEFDLSFHGVSLRLTASEARQAARQPGIVRLQAERQLQLNRQASAQHGGQWLEQLGGRLVFSFKPASRVLLLALLLALLPLLGRRRRARPLLLGATLLVLASACGSDDGSPLRIEWPDNNDTTPGVALIRAPLVWFGNGSQSLPQATQGEGVVVGIIDTGISPHSPSFAETGDDGYRHRNPRDRFYGVCDPANSTLYNPNFPCNNKLIGAWNFGADTYNAVDFDGHGSHVAATAAGNFVTEAIVYGPSGLNLSAAISGVAPHANLISYKVANADGSLSMTSILAAIEQAVADGVDVLNYSIGGDIENPWNSLDALAFLGAHEAGIWVATSAGNSGPGEATVDSPACAPWITTVAASSHAVAYQNHIELSGPVAELEPLVGLGLSRGTGPAPLIYAGDYGDAYCEGRFTAPFAGEIVICDRGINGRVEKGQNLLDNGASGMILVEVDPGDDSARITDAHLLPASHISQPDGDRLKDWLARCQTQGAALLASLSGTQAIADPATADVIAAFSSRGPNRAVPAVIKPDVTAPGASVFAPVVDGLGYAIWNGTSMASPHVAGLFALLRARHPEWSAAQAQSALITSASSTLRRDTAGNAATPFDCGGGRVDAWNASRAALLLDESGENFRLANPANYWLSNRPEGEPAALNLASLAQHNCIDLCNWQRVLTNVSDRASRWQVSVTASAGLVLQVSPQSFSLAPGQSQTLDIQADATAMALEQWAFGQIELREVNNNAPAARLPVAVRRSGYRLPPQLDLVSSMAQGQQLIHRLEIAGTASIAAFGFKAPQLQTAELELDPTPQDPYNNDGGVWWHSLEIPPGTKALLIDLSSPTSSDFDLAAGIGPHPTTEPIAKSITSATNECLNIPAPEPGTWWIGVHKSSGRAFAEPFSLHYSLIGPDDAALETLQVSPQTSPAAPFELNLAWNLPELTANQPWHALLELTLPADLATAPVQIPVRLKGEANTSSASE, from the coding sequence ATGCCATTTTTGCGCTCCACCCATCCCGGCTGCCTTGCCGGTCTGTCGGTCCTGTTCCCGATCCTGTTCATCCTGTTGCTGACCTGCTCCGCCAGTGCCAGTTCGGGCATCACAACCAGCGCGCAGCCCGATGCCCTGTCGCTCTATGTTCTGCAACTCGAAGGAGCGCCGCTCGCCCTGTATCACGGCGAAATCCCCGGCTATGCCGCGACCAGTCCCCGGGCCAGCGGCGGCAGCCACCTCGACCCCGCCAGCCCGACCGCTCGCGCCTATCGGGCCTATCTTGCCGAGCAACGCCATCAGCAGGTGCAGGCGCTGGCCGAGCGGCTGGGCCGCCATCTGACCATTCTGCAGGAATTTGATCTGAGCTTTCACGGTGTCAGCCTGCGACTGACCGCCAGCGAAGCCCGCCAGGCCGCCAGGCAGCCCGGCATTGTGCGCCTGCAGGCTGAACGACAACTTCAGCTGAACCGACAGGCAAGTGCGCAACATGGCGGACAATGGCTGGAGCAACTGGGCGGTCGCCTGGTATTTTCCTTCAAGCCCGCCAGCCGGGTTCTGCTGCTGGCGCTGTTGCTGGCACTGCTGCCCCTGCTCGGCCGTCGCCGGCGGGCACGGCCACTGCTGCTGGGCGCGACCCTGCTGGTACTGGCCAGCGCCTGCGGCAGCGACGATGGCAGCCCGCTGCGCATCGAATGGCCCGACAACAACGACACCACTCCCGGTGTGGCGCTGATCCGCGCGCCGCTGGTCTGGTTCGGCAACGGCAGCCAGAGCCTGCCGCAGGCCACTCAGGGTGAGGGCGTGGTGGTTGGCATCATTGATACCGGCATCAGCCCCCACAGCCCTTCCTTCGCTGAAACCGGCGACGACGGCTACCGCCATCGCAATCCGCGCGACCGTTTTTATGGCGTCTGCGATCCGGCCAACAGCACCCTCTACAATCCGAATTTTCCTTGTAACAACAAACTGATCGGCGCCTGGAACTTTGGTGCCGACACCTACAACGCGGTGGACTTCGATGGCCATGGCAGCCATGTCGCCGCCACCGCAGCCGGCAACTTTGTCACCGAGGCCATTGTCTATGGGCCGTCGGGGCTGAACCTGTCGGCCGCCATCTCCGGCGTGGCGCCCCATGCCAACCTCATCTCCTACAAGGTGGCCAACGCCGATGGCAGCCTCAGCATGACCAGCATTTTGGCCGCCATCGAACAGGCGGTGGCCGACGGCGTCGACGTGCTCAACTATTCCATTGGTGGCGACATTGAAAATCCCTGGAACAGTCTTGATGCGCTGGCCTTTCTCGGCGCCCACGAAGCCGGCATCTGGGTCGCCACCAGCGCTGGCAACAGCGGCCCCGGCGAGGCCACCGTCGACAGCCCGGCCTGCGCGCCCTGGATCACCACGGTTGCCGCCAGCAGCCACGCCGTGGCCTACCAGAACCACATTGAGCTGTCCGGTCCCGTGGCCGAGCTCGAACCCCTGGTCGGACTGGGCCTGTCACGCGGCACCGGCCCGGCACCGCTGATTTACGCCGGTGACTATGGCGACGCCTATTGCGAAGGCCGTTTCACCGCCCCCTTCGCCGGCGAAATCGTCATCTGTGACCGCGGCATCAATGGCCGGGTGGAAAAAGGCCAGAACCTTCTGGATAACGGCGCCAGCGGCATGATTCTGGTCGAGGTCGATCCCGGCGATGACAGCGCCCGCATCACCGATGCCCATCTGCTGCCGGCCAGTCATATCAGCCAGCCTGATGGCGACCGGCTCAAGGACTGGCTGGCCCGCTGTCAGACCCAGGGCGCTGCACTGCTGGCCAGTTTGAGCGGTACCCAGGCCATCGCAGATCCAGCCACTGCCGATGTGATCGCGGCCTTCAGTTCACGCGGTCCCAACCGCGCCGTACCGGCCGTGATCAAACCGGATGTGACGGCGCCGGGCGCCAGTGTCTTCGCCCCGGTGGTCGATGGGCTGGGCTACGCCATCTGGAATGGCACCTCCATGGCCAGCCCGCATGTCGCCGGCCTGTTTGCCCTGCTCAGAGCCCGTCATCCCGAATGGAGCGCCGCCCAGGCCCAATCGGCTCTGATCACCAGTGCCAGCAGCACGCTACGGCGCGACACGGCCGGCAACGCCGCCACCCCCTTTGACTGCGGCGGCGGCCGCGTCGATGCCTGGAATGCCAGCCGTGCCGCCCTGCTGCTGGACGAAAGCGGTGAAAACTTCCGGCTGGCCAACCCGGCGAACTACTGGCTGTCGAATCGGCCCGAAGGTGAACCGGCGGCGCTCAACCTCGCCAGCCTGGCGCAGCACAACTGCATCGACCTCTGCAACTGGCAGCGCGTGCTGACCAACGTCAGCGATCGCGCCAGCCGCTGGCAGGTCAGCGTCACCGCCAGCGCTGGCCTTGTACTGCAGGTCTCACCGCAATCCTTCAGCCTGGCACCGGGACAAAGCCAGACCCTCGACATTCAGGCTGACGCCACGGCCATGGCGCTGGAGCAGTGGGCCTTCGGCCAGATTGAACTGCGGGAGGTCAACAACAACGCACCGGCGGCGCGTTTACCCGTCGCCGTGCGGCGCAGTGGTTACCGGCTGCCGCCGCAACTGGATCTGGTCAGTTCGATGGCCCAGGGCCAGCAGCTGATCCATCGGCTGGAGATTGCCGGCACGGCCAGCATCGCCGCCTTCGGTTTTAAGGCGCCGCAGTTGCAGACAGCAGAACTGGAGCTTGACCCAACCCCGCAAGATCCCTACAACAACGACGGTGGCGTCTGGTGGCACAGCCTTGAGATCCCGCCGGGCACCAAGGCCTTGCTGATCGATCTTTCCTCGCCAACCAGCAGCGATTTTGATCTGGCGGCCGGCATCGGCCCGCACCCCACAACGGAGCCCATCGCCAAAAGTATCACCAGTGCCACGAATGAATGCCTCAACATTCCGGCGCCGGAACCCGGCACCTGGTGGATCGGGGTACACAAAAGTTCCGGCCGCGCCTTTGCGGAGCCTTTCAGCCTGCATTACAGCCTGATCGGGCCGGACGATGCGGCGCTGGAAACCCTGCAGGTTTCGCCTCAAACCAGCCCGGCAGCGCCTTTTGAACTGAATCTGGCCTGGAACCTGCCGGAACTGACGGCCAACCAGCCGTGGCACGCGCTGCTGGAACTGACCCTGCCGGCCGATTTGGCAACAGCCCCCGTACAGATTCCGGTGCGGCTCAAAGGCGAGGCCAACACCAGCAGTGCTTCAGAATAA
- a CDS encoding ABC transporter substrate-binding protein has protein sequence MKHLFKHLGLAVGLIVAAAALLLLSDLERRSPALAPGVVSSAADRVQPARSVTVAVCSPLPAPVFEQALAGLRAGLAAAGFSEGDNLRLIHRHANGDLALLGQVIQSLLTEQPDLLIPLSTPCLASALGQKSEVPLVFGIVTSPLQAGAGRSFTDHLPRVTGAVFSLPSRDTFVWARQLFPAARRIGALYNPSEANSQDEIDRLGPMLAQLGFNLQTATINSSSDIPQALQALQQQGIELYYALGDSTCVSGYSNIVRFCRDHAIPILAADGSLMGSGALLSSGPSPFAEGLHTAQLAARVLQGENPATLPFAPSTSHSLQLDFGVAAELRLQLPQALRAQLDIGYQLQHHLGRPARLALINLVENKALDAAMSGLRAGLEQHGLKPGQDFELQYYSAQGDLALLPQLYDSALQQAPDLVISLTTPALVAGVKRVREVPYVFSVASDPVKLGLFGQGRPAHITGVHDDPDIAGLVQMARQHQPALKAIGTVYDAAQPQSLLAVEKLRAACTAQHLALYEATVSTVSDLSLATRALLQRGAQALILSTDNLAVTGFGAIHQVTSAAGVPIFVSDMDLIALGATGGIGDSYSDWGRQSATQVFRILCGVPPADLPIEATRNASRVQPATAAPAASGRPRELRLVLYNETQFSEDCARGLRDGLQQAGLVEGTDYRLRQLNAQGDMSTLSSIMTSVKGEQADLLLVVSTPCLQAALRQAGSDIPIVFTGVGDAVLAGAGRSETDHLPQVTGITTRSPFEGMARLIRQTLPQAKAVGTLFTPAEINSELYREWFAAALESQGIRLVAVPVTASADTAQASAALCQEEIQAVAQIVDNTTRPGFAQIARRAAQANLPVYVFDSSQMSEGAVLCLARDYYQAGREAADKAVAVLRGTDPASIPFNNTRSETLLLNPQRARQFGLNVSPDLLHQAQLQD, from the coding sequence ATGAAACATCTGTTCAAACATCTCGGCCTGGCCGTTGGCCTGATTGTGGCGGCCGCGGCCCTGTTGCTGCTGTCGGATCTGGAACGGCGCTCACCCGCCCTCGCACCCGGCGTCGTCAGTTCTGCGGCTGACAGGGTACAGCCGGCCCGCAGTGTGACCGTGGCGGTCTGCTCGCCGCTGCCGGCGCCGGTGTTCGAACAGGCGCTGGCCGGCCTTCGCGCCGGGCTGGCGGCAGCGGGGTTCAGCGAAGGCGACAACCTGCGGCTGATTCATCGCCATGCCAACGGCGACCTGGCGTTGTTGGGGCAGGTTATCCAAAGCCTGCTGACCGAACAACCCGACCTGCTGATCCCGCTGTCGACTCCCTGTCTGGCCAGCGCCCTGGGCCAGAAGAGCGAGGTGCCGCTGGTATTCGGCATTGTTACCTCACCCCTGCAGGCCGGTGCCGGTCGCTCCTTCACTGACCATCTGCCACGGGTCACCGGCGCCGTTTTCAGCCTGCCAAGCCGCGATACCTTTGTCTGGGCCCGTCAGTTGTTCCCGGCCGCCCGCCGCATCGGCGCTCTTTACAACCCGTCGGAAGCCAATTCGCAGGACGAGATCGACCGCCTCGGCCCCATGCTGGCGCAACTGGGCTTCAATCTGCAAACGGCCACGATCAACAGCAGCAGCGACATCCCCCAGGCCCTGCAAGCCCTGCAGCAGCAAGGGATTGAGCTGTACTACGCCCTGGGCGACAGCACCTGTGTCAGCGGCTACAGCAACATTGTCCGCTTCTGCCGCGATCACGCCATCCCCATTCTGGCCGCGGACGGCAGTCTGATGGGCAGCGGGGCGCTGCTGTCAAGCGGCCCCAGTCCCTTTGCCGAAGGGCTTCACACTGCCCAGCTGGCCGCCCGCGTGCTACAGGGTGAAAACCCGGCCACCCTGCCCTTCGCTCCCAGCACCAGCCATTCGCTGCAGCTCGATTTTGGTGTGGCGGCAGAGCTGAGGCTGCAACTGCCCCAGGCGCTGCGCGCCCAGCTTGATATCGGCTATCAGCTCCAGCACCATCTGGGACGACCGGCACGGCTGGCACTGATCAATCTGGTGGAGAACAAGGCCCTCGATGCCGCCATGAGCGGCTTACGGGCAGGGCTGGAACAGCACGGACTGAAGCCGGGGCAGGATTTCGAGCTGCAGTATTACAGTGCCCAGGGCGATCTGGCCCTGCTGCCACAGTTGTACGACTCGGCCCTGCAGCAGGCGCCCGATCTGGTGATCTCCCTGACCACACCGGCATTGGTGGCCGGGGTCAAGCGCGTGCGCGAGGTGCCCTATGTTTTCTCGGTGGCGTCTGATCCGGTCAAACTCGGGTTGTTCGGTCAGGGCCGGCCAGCCCACATCACCGGAGTCCACGATGACCCGGACATCGCCGGGCTGGTGCAAATGGCGCGTCAGCACCAGCCGGCCCTGAAGGCCATCGGCACGGTCTACGACGCGGCCCAGCCCCAGTCGTTGCTGGCAGTGGAAAAACTGCGGGCCGCCTGCACCGCACAACATTTGGCGTTGTATGAGGCTACGGTTTCAACGGTTTCCGATCTGTCACTGGCCACCCGCGCCCTGCTGCAGCGCGGTGCCCAGGCGCTGATTCTGTCGACGGACAATCTGGCGGTAACCGGCTTCGGCGCCATCCACCAGGTGACCAGTGCCGCCGGCGTGCCGATTTTCGTTTCCGACATGGATCTGATCGCCCTCGGGGCCACCGGGGGAATCGGCGACAGCTACAGCGACTGGGGACGCCAGAGCGCCACCCAGGTGTTCCGCATCCTTTGCGGTGTTCCGCCGGCCGACCTGCCCATAGAGGCAACCCGCAACGCCAGCCGCGTGCAGCCGGCCACGGCGGCACCTGCCGCCAGCGGCCGACCGCGCGAACTGCGCCTGGTGCTCTATAACGAAACCCAGTTTTCCGAGGATTGCGCCCGGGGGCTGCGCGACGGGCTGCAGCAGGCCGGGCTGGTCGAGGGTACCGACTATCGGCTGCGCCAGCTCAACGCCCAGGGCGACATGTCGACCCTGTCGAGCATCATGACCAGCGTCAAGGGGGAACAGGCCGATTTGCTGCTGGTGGTGTCGACCCCCTGCCTGCAGGCCGCCCTGCGTCAGGCCGGCAGCGACATCCCCATCGTTTTCACCGGTGTCGGTGACGCGGTGCTGGCGGGCGCCGGCCGCAGTGAAACCGACCATCTGCCACAGGTCACCGGCATCACCACCCGCTCGCCCTTTGAGGGCATGGCCCGCCTGATTCGCCAGACCCTGCCACAGGCCAAAGCGGTCGGCACCCTCTTCACCCCGGCAGAAATCAACAGCGAACTGTACCGTGAATGGTTTGCCGCCGCCCTTGAAAGCCAGGGCATCCGCCTAGTGGCGGTACCGGTCACGGCCAGCGCTGACACCGCCCAGGCCAGCGCCGCCCTGTGCCAGGAAGAGATTCAGGCCGTCGCCCAGATTGTCGACAACACCACCCGGCCCGGCTTCGCCCAGATTGCCCGCCGGGCGGCGCAGGCCAACCTGCCGGTCTATGTGTTCGACAGTTCCCAGATGAGCGAAGGCGCGGTACTCTGTCTGGCACGCGACTACTATCAGGCCGGCCGGGAAGCGGCCGACAAAGCCGTCGCCGTGCTGCGCGGAACCGATCCGGCCAGCATCCCCTTCAACAACACCCGCTCCGAAACCCTGCTGCTCAACCCGCAGCGGGCCCGTCAGTTCGGCCTCAACGTGTCGCCTGACCTGCTGCACCAGGCCCAGCTACAGGATTAA
- a CDS encoding enoyl-CoA hydratase/isomerase family protein encodes MSYQNLLLDRTADGISRITLNRPQQHNSLCPATLEELDQAFSTLGQCRQTRVIVLTGAGDKAFAAGGDVARMRQASPLQARAIALLAARLFERIETLPKVVLAAINGYALGGGCELALACDLRLAADHAQLGQPEINLGIFPGWGGTQRLPRLIGVSRAKRLMFTGERVSAQEALNIGLVDEVVPSAQLLDRTEELARQLADKPQTALAFIKQAVHNGMEMDRDRAIRYEAELFGLCFSHPDRAEGMAAFFDKRPPCWQTEDD; translated from the coding sequence ATGAGCTATCAGAACCTGCTGCTTGATCGCACCGCTGACGGCATCAGCCGCATCACCCTCAACCGGCCGCAACAACACAACAGCCTGTGCCCCGCCACACTGGAAGAACTGGATCAGGCGTTCAGCACCTTGGGCCAGTGCCGCCAGACGCGGGTCATTGTGCTGACCGGTGCCGGCGACAAGGCCTTCGCCGCCGGTGGCGATGTGGCCCGCATGCGGCAGGCCAGCCCGCTGCAGGCCCGCGCCATTGCCCTGCTGGCGGCGCGGCTGTTCGAACGCATCGAAACCCTGCCCAAGGTGGTGTTGGCCGCCATCAACGGCTACGCCCTCGGCGGCGGCTGCGAGCTGGCGCTGGCCTGCGATCTGCGTCTGGCCGCCGACCATGCCCAACTGGGTCAGCCGGAAATCAATCTCGGCATTTTCCCCGGCTGGGGCGGCACCCAGCGCCTGCCGCGCCTGATCGGCGTCAGCCGCGCCAAACGGCTGATGTTCACCGGCGAACGCGTCAGCGCCCAGGAGGCCCTCAACATCGGCCTGGTGGACGAGGTTGTGCCGTCAGCGCAGCTGCTCGATCGCACCGAAGAGCTGGCACGCCAGCTGGCCGACAAGCCGCAAACCGCCCTGGCGTTCATCAAGCAGGCGGTGCACAACGGCATGGAAATGGATCGTGACCGGGCCATCCGCTACGAGGCCGAGCTGTTTGGCCTCTGCTTCAGTCATCCCGACCGGGCCGAAGGCATGGCCGCTTTTTTCGACAAACGACCGCCATGCTGGCAAACAGAAGATGACTGA
- a CDS encoding SapC family protein yields MATIHPLSFERHGGKQLLPLSSWAFARQQHLVPLVPAEFPQAAQSFPIVFVRTNKEAGVAAFGLLGLEAGKNLLLNDKNAWLVPYIPAVFRRYPFVLAQTEDKADGQQQFLLCIDESSGLLADSGGAPLFDAEGKRSELIEKTLNFSMEYQKQVTVGQAFCALLEELELLSEIPLQAEQGGKRVRIEGLLQVDEKKLAQLADSAFLRLRQQGTLALVYAHLLSLNKLPLLQQRQRQQQPAAVPDLDKLPEHFSF; encoded by the coding sequence ATGGCCACGATTCATCCGCTCAGTTTCGAACGTCATGGCGGCAAGCAGTTGCTGCCGCTTTCTTCTTGGGCCTTTGCCCGTCAGCAACATCTGGTACCGCTAGTGCCGGCCGAATTTCCCCAAGCGGCGCAGAGCTTTCCCATTGTCTTTGTGCGGACGAACAAGGAGGCTGGAGTGGCCGCCTTTGGTCTGCTAGGTCTTGAGGCCGGCAAGAATCTGCTGCTCAACGACAAGAATGCCTGGCTGGTGCCTTACATCCCGGCGGTGTTCCGCCGTTATCCCTTTGTGCTGGCCCAGACCGAGGACAAAGCGGACGGACAACAGCAATTTCTGCTCTGCATTGATGAAAGTAGTGGTTTGCTGGCCGACAGCGGTGGCGCGCCCTTGTTTGATGCCGAGGGCAAGCGGTCGGAACTGATCGAAAAAACCCTCAACTTTTCAATGGAATACCAGAAGCAAGTCACCGTCGGACAGGCTTTTTGTGCCCTGTTGGAAGAGCTCGAACTGCTGAGTGAAATACCCCTGCAGGCCGAGCAGGGCGGTAAGCGCGTGCGCATCGAGGGTTTGCTGCAGGTGGATGAAAAGAAGCTGGCGCAACTTGCTGACAGCGCGTTTTTGCGCCTGCGCCAGCAGGGTACCCTGGCCCTGGTCTATGCCCACCTGCTCTCTCTGAATAAATTACCTCTGTTGCAGCAGCGCCAGCGCCAGCAACAGCCTGCCGCCGTGCCCGATCTCGATAAATTACCCGAGCATTTCAGCTTTTAA